GTgattaaggataaaatgatagCAAAGAAGAAGAATTGGAAGCTAATGACTTTATCTGTTGGAGGAAAGGATACTCTAATTAAAGCTGTTGTGAGTGTTGTGCCAACCTATCTTATGTTCTGTTTTAAGTTCCCAAAAAAGTTGTGTGGTGAAATGAATTCAGTAGATAGTCGGTTTTGGTGGGGAAGTCAACAAGAGAAGAGTTCCATTCATTGGAAAAATGTGACTTCTTTCTAAATTGGATGAAGGAATGAGATTTAAGGATTTGGAGATTTATGGAGAATGTTGCAAGAGCCTAATGCAATGTAGGTAAAGGTTTTAAAAGGTATATATTTTCCTAATAGTGGATTGATGGAAGCTAGAAAGGGTGGTCATGCTTCATGGAGTTAGTCTGATTGGAGGgaaatattttcttgttaatgAACTCCAATGACAGATTATGAATGGGGAATCAGTGGATATTTGGAGGGATAAATGGGTGCCAGGACTTGGGAAAGAACGTCTGAGTTTTGCTGGTCAGATTGATACTCCTCTTCCTAGGAGAGTGGCTGAATTGATAGTCAAGGAGGAAAGGGTTTGGGACTTATCTAGTATTGTTGACTAGTTAGAGGAGGAAGAGGTTGAGGCAATTAAGGAAATTCAGATAAGTGGTGCTGGTGATGAGGATAGGATGGTGTAGCTTTCAAGTTAAAgcagtttcacaaattaaaacatgaaactgtgatgaaatttataaataaaaacgtTTCAATATTAATAACTCTATTGTTGCACATTCCCACTTATAAATATCTCATTTCGTTGATCCATAGACACCTCGCcaacacaaacaaaacaaatcCTTTTAAGGTCCTCTCCTACTAAAATCTAGTATAATGTCGATATCAAGAAAGTCATTGCTTATGTTTCTAAATTTAGCATTCATGGTTATGTTTGTCACAGCAGGAAACGTTCGACAGCTGTTGCCACCATCTCCATTTGCGCCAACGCCGGGCATAGCACCTTTTCAGCTTGGTGAAGTGCAAAATTGTTGGTCATCCCTTACCAAGATACAAGGCTGTATGACGGCGATATCTGATTCATTTTTCTACGGACAAATAGGTGCCATTGGCTCTGCTTGTTGCAAAGCCATTACTCGTATTAGTGATGACTGTTGGTCTAAAATGTTCCCTTTCAACCCTTTTTTCCCCCCTTTTCTCAGGATCTTTTGTTCATCTCCAACACCACATGCAAGACCGATATTGAATGGCATTAGCGAACTGCTGCCGCCATTGTGGTCTCGAAGTGAAGTTGAAAAATGCTGGTCATCTCTTTCTAACGTTAATGGGTGTATTATGGAAATTTTTAGGTCACTTTCTGGTGGTACAATGCCTAGTCCTACTTGTTGCAATGCCATCATCAAACTCAATGACGATTGTTGGCCTAAATTGTTCCCTTTTAACCCACTCTTCCCTCCATTGTTGAAGAATTACTGCGGTGGCACAGCAGCAACACCTAAATGAACTAAATATCCTCAACTAGTTCAAGCCCTTACAAAGAGAACCGAATCAAATAGTAGAGGAAGAGATCCTATGCTTAGATGTTTTCTCAAGTATATTTAGGTTTCGTAAGGAGGAGGGTTTCATTTTGGTGTATTTAGGGCTGACTGtttattcttgataataaaaatttgattttatataccATCGTCATATAAATTTACgggaataaattatattaacataattttaaatttgagtgtaATATAATAATCAAAACTGAAATTCAATCATTCTTATAtgatgtaaaaaaataattagaactaaaatttatgtgttcatcGTTGAGGTTGAAAACAGTTTTCAACATAAACCATGATTTCAAATCAAAAGACTTGATAAACAAGTAGCTTTTCAAaccaaaagtttattttaaactaagattttaaGCATAAGCTTTTGATTTTTGGAAATGAAATTACCTTTTTGTCTcctcattaaattttttattttacagtaTCATGTTTAGATGTGTTCATAGGCCAAGTCAGATCCGGGTCAAGCCTAAACATGATATCAACACACTTCATTCTTGTCCAAACCCCATTCGATCCTAGAATTTTACCCAAACCTActaatatttgtaaataattaactCCAACCCATTTTAGACGggcccatattatttttttaaataaaaacatatttatattatttttaagttaatgtttaataattttatatgcttttttatttacgaaagttttaaatataaccaatttaaattttttaaaatgtttacattatattattataaactactacaagtttaatttttatatgttataaattaaataatataaaatattacaaacttaAAATATGAGTCGAGCTTGAGCCTCGAATCTTTTAACCTTGAGCTcgtttcatattttaaatagacctaatttttttgcccaaacccattttccaagcctaatatttttacccaaactctttcaaatttcaagtGTGCTTTCGGACTTGGGCACGTGAACAAGCCTAGTCTAAAATAGACAATTTATCTTCCTAAAAGCACTTATAGATAATAATAGTAAACaccatcaaattttttaaatgcattttttcataatactttttaaaagtatttttcaatCTCAATGAAAAGCGGACCCTCTAGTCATTatattttcaggaaaaaaaatggacaaatataTGTAAAGAAGACATTAATACCTTCATTATacctagaggtgctcatgggtcgggttgggccaaccaaaattttaggcccgtttgcTAGGTTCGGCTCAGCacgaaaaatgggcctaaaattttgcccaagcccgtcccaaataaaaatgcaaaaacTCGGGTCCGGCCAgaccatattaattttttatattatttttaaaaaatacataatacattcaaaatactaaaaatattaaaataaatattttccaacaaattgaaaataaatttaaaaaatatgtgtatttaaataacactaagatatgtgtaacttaacaagtaaatacttctaaaataaaattaacaataaaataagagttatacaataacaacataatagtgaaataatagtaaaatagtgaaaaaaaaacaagaagaacAGTTTTTTTCTTGCATATTCGGGCAGGACCAAAAAAACCTTACCCAATGCCCCGTTTGTTTTCTAAATGtgctatatttttacccaaccCGACTCTAGTTATAccttttatacatatatattagcAAAGTTTTGTTTTCGTTGGAAATTCACTTCAACAGCACTCTTTAGTACaagtataaaaatatcttagacCTTCAATTTGTAGATCAATTTTCTTcaagattaaatataaattttttttaggtttgtggttattttttaattaaaggtGTTTATGAGTCGGATCAATTAGGGCGGgcctatatatattattagtatactatatttatttaaatttgggtCGACTTTAAATATAggttcaaaattttacttaaattcgtttatatttgtaaatgattaaTCTAAGCCCGTTTTAGGTTAGCTAGTTTTTTTGTAAACAAAAagtacttttaatttaatatttttattttattttttcttttattaaaatttaaaattttatatcttaacatattttttaatgtttacatggTATTAcattattacatatttaattttatgtgatataaattatataatatatgaaaataaaataaaattatattacaaaagtataaaaatatgctAGGTTAGACTCAGGCCTTGAATGTTAAAGGCCAAGCCCGACCCCtactttaattaaacatattttctttgaCCAGACCCATCATTCAAGTCTCATTTTTGTCTCAATCCTTACATATTTTGAAGCCTTCGAGATTAGACAGAATAAACTACATATACTCCCAACAATACCATTAATACCGCTGCTTATTTGTACActaacaattatatttattgttctaaatttagataattgaatcaaaataaaaattatatgggtataattaaattaaaaacaaattttgttttaagaatataattatactaaattacAAATGGCCAGACATATGCAAAACCCAGATGCCAAAATTGACACATCATTTTTCAAATAGAAATATTGACATAACTGATAAAATTATGTGTCTTGAATCTCATCATTAGGTtctcaacattagtgaatttgttttccacgtaaaatctatgtagtcttaattttctttttttattaatttgtgatcgttcttttgccattatcgacttttattataacaataataattttggaacaATGCAAAAGCATCAAAGCTTCTTCAGCTGATAATGAATCCATATGATAAAATCCCAGTAAATAGaagagcaaaagaaaagaaaaaaactatagAATTTGCAACCATAACACAAAGCTTATGCAGAAactggaatgaaatgaaattcagCCCCTCATTTGCTCTTGTTCACTCAACAGTTGAGCAAA
The nucleotide sequence above comes from Gossypium raimondii isolate GPD5lz chromosome 13, ASM2569854v1, whole genome shotgun sequence. Encoded proteins:
- the LOC105785062 gene encoding egg cell-secreted protein 1.3, translating into MSISRKSLLMFLNLAFMVMFVTAGNVRQLLPPSPFAPTPGIAPFQLGEVQNCWSSLTKIQGCMTAISDSFFYGQIGAIGSACCKAITRISDDCWSKMFPFNPFFPPFLRIFCSSPTPHARPILNGISELLPPLWSRSEVEKCWSSLSNVNGCIMEIFRSLSGGTMPSPTCCNAIIKLNDDCWPKLFPFNPLFPPLLKNYCGGTAATPK